A window from Nocardioides mesophilus encodes these proteins:
- a CDS encoding MXAN_6640 family putative metalloprotease: MLLPFSPVVSPAVAADPPPTPGQEALAEAKALFDGKPGTMPQEQGDATTVLLDLAAKVHELDGSQRRSAERLLARPTAAKSTDWSEEHYYAANAQVEHTCAAHVCVTYATNTVDAVALDDSDGNQVPDWVDTTASVAESVYGRIVDQLGYRAPLSDETVQGEHGVDGKLDIYLSDLSDSGGAYGYCTPESDHKGSARTDPGYCVLDNDFVGYGGVPLQLLQVTLAHEFFHAVQFAYDWREDTWLMEGSAAWMEGEVYGEVDDNIQFLSGSQLVSPGCRSTPPSAITPTPPGCSSSSSASSTAAPGSSAPPGSGPTPQPARATSTPCRPSATRWAAAAWTSPAPTPPSARRTCRRGPATPTAPATRGRRSAAGSR, translated from the coding sequence GTGCTGCTCCCCTTCTCGCCGGTGGTCTCCCCCGCCGTCGCCGCGGATCCCCCGCCGACGCCCGGGCAGGAGGCCTTGGCCGAGGCCAAGGCGCTGTTCGACGGGAAGCCCGGGACCATGCCGCAGGAGCAGGGCGACGCCACGACGGTGCTGCTCGACCTCGCTGCGAAGGTGCACGAGCTCGACGGCTCGCAGCGCCGCAGCGCGGAGCGGCTCCTGGCCCGTCCCACCGCCGCGAAGAGCACGGACTGGTCCGAGGAGCATTACTACGCCGCGAACGCCCAGGTCGAGCACACGTGCGCCGCGCACGTGTGCGTCACCTACGCGACGAACACCGTTGACGCCGTCGCCCTCGACGACAGCGACGGCAACCAGGTCCCGGACTGGGTGGACACCACCGCCTCCGTCGCCGAGAGCGTCTACGGCCGCATCGTCGACCAGCTCGGCTACCGCGCCCCCCTGTCCGATGAGACGGTGCAGGGCGAGCACGGTGTCGACGGGAAGCTCGACATCTACCTCAGCGACCTCTCGGACTCCGGCGGCGCCTACGGCTACTGCACCCCGGAGAGCGACCACAAAGGCTCGGCACGCACCGATCCCGGCTACTGCGTGCTGGACAACGACTTCGTCGGCTACGGCGGCGTCCCGCTGCAGCTGCTCCAGGTCACCCTGGCGCACGAGTTCTTCCACGCCGTGCAGTTCGCCTACGACTGGCGCGAGGACACCTGGCTGATGGAGGGCAGTGCCGCCTGGATGGAGGGCGAGGTCTACGGCGAGGTCGACGACAACATCCAGTTCCTCTCCGGCAGCCAGCTGGTCTCCCCCGGGTGCCGCTCGACGCCGCCTTCGGCGATCACACCTACGCCTCCTGGCTGTTCTTCGAGTTCCTCAGCGAGCAGTACGGCGGCCCCGGGATCGTCCGCGCCGCCTGGCAGCGGGCCGACGCCTCAACCGGCGCGCGCAACCAGTACTCCCTGCAGGCCGTCCGCAACGCGCTGGGCAGCCGCGGCGTGGACTTCACCAGCGCCTACACCGCCTTCGGCGAGGCGAACCTGTCGCCGTGGACCAGCTACGCCGACGGCACCGGCTACCCGTGGCCGCAGGTCGGCAGCAGGATCACGCTGA
- a CDS encoding DUF3052 family protein yields the protein MDTNPAGYSGKPLVEKLGVKPGLVVYVDHGPDHVDELLDGAPYLTRLPRQADLTLTFHTRRSGLARRLPTLVEHTSTAGMIWVCWPKKASKVDTDVTEDVVREVALPLGLVDVKVCAVDQTWSGLKLVRRRAAR from the coding sequence ATGGACACGAATCCTGCCGGCTACTCGGGCAAGCCGCTGGTGGAGAAGCTCGGCGTGAAGCCGGGGCTCGTCGTGTACGTCGACCACGGTCCCGACCACGTGGACGAGCTGCTCGACGGCGCGCCGTACCTCACCCGACTCCCGCGCCAGGCCGACCTCACGCTCACCTTCCACACCCGCCGCAGCGGGCTCGCGCGCCGGCTGCCGACCCTGGTCGAGCACACGAGCACCGCCGGGATGATCTGGGTCTGCTGGCCGAAGAAGGCCAGCAAGGTGGACACCGACGTCACCGAGGACGTGGTCCGCGAGGTCGCCCTGCCGCTCGGTCTCGTCGACGTGAAGGTGTGCGCGGTCGACCAGACCTGGAGCGGCCTGAAGCTGGTACGGCGGCGCGCCGCCCGCTAA
- a CDS encoding HNH endonuclease signature motif containing protein, with protein MLDAPDQPPPFKNPAPPAPHISTLDDQDLIAFAVQAQVRQNADHAHRLEAYATLRDRCAEQAGDKEADQGYFAPTPLRETALEFSGALHVPERRIETDLATRDRLAAWFPPVWERCLSGRLDLWRAQALIDAAEDLADEADIEGFAEMMEEYFAKHDDPDSPLVPIERHRLCNAARYRKLRFTQKSAKQNYHEAFNKRRAWKKVDEVGTAMLAMTGSAYDVLACDYRLTLIAKKRCEAPGETRTLEQMRSDTMRDLLLGRLRVGATNSELEQDRLHESPAEGAATAADASGPGDGDGNAAGDPADTFEFVADVGAFARPVINVTVPLSSLIGLTDDPGMLAGGGVISADAIQQIAQDPQSTWYRLLTDDSGRFVELSSTGYQPSDPLWRTVVARDGTCVWPNCQRPAVQCECDHRTPFPAGRTCECNLDCLCHRHHMAKHSEGVSVKRLDDGSYVITTKRGSTLTRRPPELPA; from the coding sequence GTGCTCGACGCGCCCGATCAGCCACCACCGTTCAAGAATCCGGCGCCACCCGCCCCGCACATCTCCACGCTCGACGACCAGGACCTGATCGCCTTCGCGGTCCAGGCGCAGGTCCGGCAGAACGCCGACCACGCCCACCGCCTCGAGGCATATGCCACCCTCCGGGACCGCTGCGCGGAGCAGGCGGGTGACAAGGAAGCCGACCAAGGCTATTTCGCCCCCACTCCCCTGCGGGAGACCGCCCTCGAGTTCAGCGGGGCCCTGCACGTGCCCGAGAGGCGGATCGAGACCGACCTCGCGACACGCGATCGGCTCGCCGCCTGGTTCCCGCCCGTCTGGGAGCGCTGCCTCTCCGGTCGACTTGACCTCTGGCGTGCCCAGGCGCTGATCGATGCCGCGGAGGACCTGGCCGACGAGGCCGACATCGAGGGCTTCGCCGAGATGATGGAGGAGTACTTCGCCAAGCACGACGACCCGGACAGCCCGCTCGTCCCCATCGAGCGCCACCGGCTCTGCAACGCCGCTCGCTACCGCAAGCTCCGCTTCACCCAGAAGTCGGCCAAGCAGAACTACCACGAGGCGTTCAACAAGCGCCGGGCCTGGAAGAAGGTCGACGAGGTCGGCACAGCGATGCTGGCGATGACCGGCTCGGCGTACGACGTGCTGGCGTGCGACTACCGACTCACGCTGATCGCGAAGAAGCGCTGCGAGGCCCCCGGCGAGACCCGGACCCTGGAGCAGATGCGGTCCGACACCATGCGGGACCTGCTGCTCGGCCGGCTGCGGGTCGGCGCCACCAACTCAGAGCTGGAGCAGGACCGCCTGCACGAGTCCCCAGCAGAAGGCGCAGCAACGGCGGCTGACGCGAGCGGTCCTGGCGACGGCGACGGCAACGCCGCCGGCGACCCGGCCGACACATTCGAGTTCGTCGCCGACGTCGGCGCGTTCGCCCGGCCGGTCATCAACGTCACGGTCCCGCTCTCATCCCTCATCGGGCTCACGGACGACCCGGGGATGCTCGCAGGCGGGGGCGTGATCAGCGCAGACGCCATCCAGCAGATCGCTCAGGACCCGCAATCGACCTGGTACCGCCTGCTCACCGACGATTCCGGCAGGTTCGTCGAGCTCTCCAGCACCGGCTACCAGCCCAGCGACCCCCTCTGGCGCACGGTCGTGGCGCGCGACGGCACCTGTGTCTGGCCGAACTGTCAACGCCCGGCGGTCCAGTGCGAGTGCGACCACCGGACACCGTTCCCGGCCGGCCGCACCTGCGAGTGCAACCTCGACTGCCTGTGCCACCGCCACCACATGGCGAAGCACTCCGAGGGTGTCTCGGTGAAACGGCTGGACGACGGCAGCTACGTCATCACCACCAAACGAGGAAGCACACTCACCCGCCGGCCGCCGGAGCTGCCGGCCTGA
- a CDS encoding LysM peptidoglycan-binding domain-containing protein, with the protein MSTIVVTPVFGSRTTRPVARPMARRVAAPAAVRLTRRGRLVLTVLFLGLALVALTVLGPTSAATGEAGTPEPTRTVMVQQGDTLWGIASSVAAPGEVREMVHHIEQLNALSGAGVYVGQEIAVPVGR; encoded by the coding sequence ATGAGCACCATCGTCGTCACCCCAGTTTTCGGCAGCCGCACCACCCGGCCGGTTGCACGACCGATGGCGCGGCGCGTTGCAGCCCCCGCGGCCGTGCGGTTGACGCGGCGCGGTCGGCTGGTGCTGACCGTGCTGTTCCTCGGCCTCGCGCTGGTGGCGCTCACGGTCCTCGGCCCCACCTCGGCCGCCACCGGTGAGGCCGGCACTCCGGAGCCGACCCGCACCGTGATGGTGCAGCAGGGCGACACGCTGTGGGGCATCGCCTCGAGCGTGGCGGCCCCCGGCGAGGTTCGCGAGATGGTGCACCACATCGAGCAGCTCAACGCGCTGTCCGGCGCCGGCGTCTATGTCGGCCAGGAGATCGCGGTGCCCGTCGGCCGCTGA
- a CDS encoding DUF6318 family protein has translation MIARLAALLLALVLGLSACGASTSDEAASGASERPAYADNAGEAGAEQFAGYWVDTLNEATTSGDTKTFKSLAAPDCKACLDFAKRLDTIYGSGGHVETDGWQIEKIVPEAGATDDEAGLMVTVQIAEQQVFAEKGAKPQTYPGGRQGFRLHLVRNDGEWHVQDLSPR, from the coding sequence GTGATTGCCCGCCTAGCCGCTCTCCTGCTCGCTCTCGTGCTCGGCCTGTCCGCGTGCGGCGCATCGACGTCGGACGAGGCGGCGTCGGGTGCCTCGGAGCGCCCGGCCTACGCCGACAACGCGGGTGAGGCCGGAGCGGAGCAGTTCGCCGGGTACTGGGTGGACACGCTCAACGAGGCGACCACGAGCGGTGACACGAAGACGTTCAAGTCGCTGGCCGCGCCGGACTGCAAGGCCTGCCTGGACTTCGCCAAGCGGCTCGACACCATCTACGGCAGCGGCGGGCACGTCGAGACCGATGGCTGGCAGATCGAGAAGATCGTGCCCGAGGCCGGCGCCACGGACGACGAGGCCGGGCTGATGGTGACGGTGCAGATCGCCGAGCAGCAGGTGTTCGCCGAGAAGGGCGCCAAGCCGCAGACGTACCCCGGTGGCCGGCAGGGCTTCCGGCTGCACCTGGTCCGCAACGACGGCGAGTGGCACGTCCAGGACCTCTCCCCCCGCTGA
- a CDS encoding SDR family NAD(P)-dependent oxidoreductase, with translation MSNASVDVGAKVAVVTGAARGIGRAVGALLVERGYAVVLTDLSAEEVRRTAREIGAVAGVAQDVRLEESHAAVVAEATTYGRLAVWVNNAGVGDDGALTELSSEAVRRLVEVNLLGVIWGTRAALGAFGPGGGDVVNIASVSALGPVPGLSVYAATKAAVLSLSMSLAGETPAGVRVHAVCPDGVDTDLVAAMRPDGRAKAMVHSSGRLRTTAEVAAVAVDLVGRRRVVRTLPAWRSPLVRAGALIPSRSRTGFALFEAMGRRVMERSRRDA, from the coding sequence ATGTCGAACGCGTCCGTGGACGTCGGGGCGAAGGTCGCAGTGGTCACCGGGGCCGCCCGGGGGATCGGCCGCGCGGTCGGTGCGCTGCTCGTTGAGCGCGGGTACGCCGTCGTGCTGACCGACCTCTCGGCCGAGGAGGTGCGCCGTACCGCCCGGGAGATCGGCGCGGTCGCGGGCGTGGCCCAGGACGTGCGGCTCGAGGAGTCCCATGCCGCGGTCGTGGCGGAGGCGACGACGTACGGCCGGCTCGCGGTGTGGGTGAACAACGCCGGCGTCGGTGACGACGGGGCGCTGACCGAGCTCTCGTCGGAGGCGGTGCGCCGGCTCGTCGAGGTGAACCTGCTCGGGGTGATCTGGGGGACCCGCGCGGCGCTCGGCGCGTTCGGGCCCGGCGGTGGGGACGTCGTGAACATCGCGTCCGTCTCGGCGCTGGGGCCGGTGCCCGGGCTCTCGGTGTACGCCGCGACGAAGGCGGCCGTGCTGTCGCTGTCCATGTCTCTCGCGGGGGAGACCCCGGCCGGTGTGCGGGTGCATGCCGTCTGCCCGGACGGGGTGGACACCGACCTGGTGGCCGCGATGCGTCCCGACGGGCGCGCCAAGGCGATGGTGCACTCCAGCGGGCGGTTGCGGACGACGGCCGAGGTGGCCGCGGTCGCGGTCGACCTCGTCGGCCGGCGCCGGGTGGTGCGGACCCTCCCCGCCTGGCGCTCGCCGCTGGTCCGGGCCGGAGCGCTGATCCCGTCCCGGTCCCGCACCGGGTTCGCCCTCTTCGAGGCGATGGGTCGCCGCGTGATGGAGCGCAGCCGGCGAGACGCGTGA
- a CDS encoding DUF6318 family protein yields MARVVVGPVLLGLAALSACTSSAEPAPLPSPSPSASSSAPAPSPSATPPSLPPAASGTSPAAAKAFARHYFDSINYAAATGDTDELRALGAEDCVSCEAIASNIEKVYQAGGHIESDGWTVTSIRSLKTTAAASVLSLGVYLEAEVAVDRRGKTTRHPGQRQPMTMFLVRQPSGYEVSRLDLVSS; encoded by the coding sequence GTGGCACGCGTCGTGGTCGGGCCGGTCCTGCTGGGCCTTGCGGCCCTGTCGGCGTGTACGTCGTCGGCCGAGCCGGCGCCGCTGCCGTCGCCGTCGCCGTCGGCCAGCTCCTCCGCACCGGCGCCGTCACCGAGCGCCACGCCGCCCTCCCTCCCGCCTGCGGCGTCCGGCACGTCCCCCGCCGCCGCCAAGGCATTTGCCCGGCACTACTTCGACTCCATCAACTACGCCGCTGCCACGGGCGACACGGATGAGCTGAGAGCCCTCGGCGCCGAGGACTGCGTCTCGTGCGAGGCCATCGCCAGCAACATCGAGAAGGTGTACCAGGCGGGCGGCCACATCGAGTCGGACGGCTGGACGGTCACTTCTATCCGCAGCCTGAAGACAACTGCAGCGGCTTCGGTCTTGTCTCTGGGCGTCTACTTAGAGGCCGAAGTAGCCGTCGATCGCCGGGGAAAGACGACCCGGCACCCAGGACAAAGGCAGCCCATGACCATGTTCCTCGTTCGCCAGCCAAGCGGATACGAGGTGTCTCGCCTGGATCTGGTGTCGTCCTGA
- a CDS encoding peptidoglycan-binding protein, with protein MTDDTGLSPEELSAETATALPDKEVVSILDLNADLDLAIDAAAPIDLAVAANANVAAPINAAASANLLSEGSEAQAMGDQGVMIDQNIAADANATADQQSDLDQGNDVVDDGTGTDPAATDPTAATTTTDTTADALGSGSLLDVDVNLDADADIAAPINGAVAANANVAAPINAGVAANVGSIDSDAIAVSQQDAIINQNIEGEANADSGQDSDIRQ; from the coding sequence ATGACGGACGACACGGGCCTGAGCCCTGAGGAGCTCTCGGCCGAGACCGCCACCGCACTGCCGGACAAGGAGGTCGTGTCGATCCTCGACCTCAACGCCGACCTCGACCTGGCCATCGACGCCGCCGCGCCGATCGATCTCGCGGTCGCCGCGAACGCCAACGTGGCGGCCCCGATCAACGCGGCCGCCAGCGCCAACCTCCTCTCGGAGGGCTCCGAGGCCCAGGCGATGGGCGACCAGGGCGTGATGATCGACCAGAACATCGCCGCCGACGCCAACGCCACCGCGGACCAGCAGAGCGACCTCGACCAGGGCAACGACGTCGTCGACGACGGCACCGGCACCGACCCGGCCGCAACCGACCCGACCGCCGCCACCACCACGACCGACACCACCGCGGACGCGCTCGGCAGCGGCTCCCTGCTCGACGTGGACGTCAACCTCGACGCGGACGCCGACATCGCCGCCCCGATCAACGGTGCGGTCGCCGCGAACGCCAACGTGGCCGCCCCGATCAACGCCGGTGTCGCCGCCAACGTCGGCTCGATCGACAGCGACGCGATCGCGGTCTCGCAGCAGGACGCGATCATCAACCAGAACATCGAGGGCGAGGCCAACGCCGACTCCGGCCAGGACTCGGACATCCGCCAGTAG
- the lexA gene encoding transcriptional repressor LexA: MAAGKGAGSDPAKVTELPDGPPDASGLTTRQQRVLTVIKDSIERRGYPPSMREIGERVGLTSSSSVAHQLRVLEEKGYLKRDPNRPRALSVFDPDEASAVDETGVGDAMPAANYVPLVGRIAAGGPILAEERVEEIFPLPKTLVGDGTLFLLEVAGDSMIDAAICNGDYVVIRQQPTAENGEIVAALLDGEATVKTFQRRDGHVWLLPHNEAYDPIDGTHATILGKVTAVLRRV, translated from the coding sequence ATGGCAGCAGGCAAGGGTGCAGGGTCGGATCCGGCGAAGGTGACCGAGCTGCCCGACGGTCCCCCGGACGCGAGTGGGCTCACGACCCGGCAGCAGCGCGTCCTCACCGTCATCAAGGACTCGATCGAGCGCCGGGGCTACCCGCCCAGCATGCGGGAGATCGGCGAGCGGGTCGGCCTGACCAGCTCCTCCTCGGTGGCGCACCAGCTGCGGGTGCTCGAGGAGAAGGGCTACCTCAAGCGCGACCCCAACCGTCCGCGGGCCCTGTCGGTGTTCGACCCCGACGAGGCGAGCGCGGTCGACGAGACGGGGGTCGGCGACGCGATGCCGGCGGCCAACTACGTCCCCCTGGTCGGCCGGATCGCGGCCGGTGGTCCGATCCTGGCCGAGGAGCGGGTCGAGGAGATCTTCCCGCTGCCCAAGACCCTGGTCGGCGACGGCACGCTCTTCCTGCTCGAGGTCGCCGGTGACTCGATGATCGACGCCGCGATCTGCAACGGCGACTACGTCGTGATCCGGCAGCAGCCGACCGCCGAGAACGGCGAGATCGTCGCGGCGCTGCTCGACGGCGAGGCCACCGTGAAGACGTTCCAGCGGCGCGACGGCCACGTGTGGCTGCTGCCGCACAACGAGGCCTACGACCCGATCGACGGCACCCACGCGACCATCCTCGGCAAGGTCACGGCGGTGCTCCGCCGGGTCTGA
- a CDS encoding metallophosphoesterase has product MSSLYVVSDIHGYAQDLRDSLGEAGLVDGEDRWTGGDRLLYVLGDLMDRGPDGIGALRLVRSLQRQAPEQVHVLMGNHEALALGYKLFPQSRFGQVWQPNGGHASDQDALTDDDVEWLRQLPVMARVDEFLLMHSDANDYLEWGGSVEEINATVTSLLTGGDDGEALWEVFASLTARYDFTGPDGQRAAHDMLNALGGECIVHGHSIIGSLLNKPSDQVEGAIAYADGLVVAIDGGRYDGGPLLLVQLS; this is encoded by the coding sequence ATGAGCTCCCTGTACGTCGTCAGCGACATCCACGGCTACGCCCAGGACCTCCGCGACAGCCTCGGCGAGGCCGGCCTGGTCGACGGGGAGGACCGCTGGACCGGCGGCGACCGGCTGCTGTACGTCCTCGGCGACCTCATGGACCGCGGGCCGGACGGCATCGGCGCGCTCCGGCTGGTCCGGTCGCTGCAGCGGCAGGCGCCCGAGCAGGTGCACGTGCTGATGGGCAACCACGAGGCGCTCGCGCTCGGCTACAAGCTCTTCCCCCAGAGCCGGTTCGGCCAGGTCTGGCAGCCCAACGGCGGCCACGCCTCCGACCAGGACGCGCTCACCGACGACGACGTCGAGTGGCTGCGCCAGCTGCCGGTGATGGCCCGGGTCGATGAGTTCCTGCTGATGCACTCCGATGCCAACGACTACCTCGAGTGGGGCGGCTCGGTGGAGGAGATCAACGCCACCGTCACCTCGTTGCTCACCGGCGGCGACGACGGCGAGGCGCTGTGGGAGGTGTTCGCGTCGCTGACCGCGCGCTACGACTTCACGGGCCCGGACGGCCAACGGGCCGCCCACGACATGCTCAACGCCCTCGGCGGGGAGTGCATCGTGCACGGACACAGCATCATCGGCTCGCTGCTGAACAAGCCCTCGGACCAGGTGGAGGGGGCGATCGCCTACGCCGACGGCCTGGTGGTCGCGATCGACGGCGGCCGCTACGACGGCGGGCCGCTGCTGCTGGTCCAGCTGAGCTGA
- a CDS encoding lysoplasmalogenase yields the protein MPRKPALATAASSSVYVALAATDTYLAGRPGAAARRARFLVKPALMPALSTAFVTATRGRRSALARGTAAAQFCSWAGDTALLGRSEPAFLTGVGSFAAAHVAYGTAFTSVRGPRRPTGLREAGALWATTAPLITLAARRREPRLAGPVAGYATIISAMFASSTMLGPQLPASSRASIQAGTGLFLLSDTLLGIQKFLLPQPSARLERAVMATYTLGQGLIALGVATVPENE from the coding sequence GTGCCTCGCAAGCCTGCCCTCGCCACCGCCGCCTCCTCATCCGTCTATGTCGCGCTCGCCGCGACGGACACCTACCTGGCAGGCCGTCCAGGAGCGGCTGCCCGACGGGCGCGGTTCCTGGTCAAGCCGGCCCTGATGCCGGCGCTGAGCACGGCATTCGTGACAGCCACCCGCGGTCGGCGGTCGGCACTGGCCCGCGGCACGGCCGCCGCACAGTTCTGCTCCTGGGCCGGGGATACGGCCCTGCTGGGAAGGAGCGAGCCCGCCTTCCTCACCGGGGTCGGCTCCTTCGCTGCGGCTCACGTCGCCTACGGCACTGCGTTCACCTCGGTCCGGGGGCCGCGCCGGCCGACCGGGCTGCGGGAAGCTGGAGCGCTCTGGGCCACCACGGCCCCGCTGATAACGCTGGCCGCCCGACGACGAGAACCGCGACTGGCGGGCCCGGTCGCCGGCTACGCCACCATCATCTCCGCCATGTTCGCCAGCTCGACCATGCTCGGTCCGCAGTTGCCGGCCTCGTCACGCGCCAGCATCCAGGCCGGCACCGGGCTCTTCCTGCTCTCCGACACCTTGCTCGGCATCCAGAAGTTCCTGCTGCCGCAACCCAGCGCCCGGCTGGAACGCGCGGTGATGGCGACCTACACGCTCGGGCAGGGGCTCATCGCACTCGGCGTCGCGACCGTGCCCGAGAACGAGTGA